The Neobacillus sp. OS1-2 genome includes a window with the following:
- a CDS encoding YqhR family membrane protein has protein sequence MSDNKKLGNYPKQMSFTVMVFWTGLFGGLFWGTIGYIASFFNFTEVSPHVIIEPWALGDWKNGWLGTVISIILMGALSIIAAFVYYALLRKFKGFWFGLGYGVVLFLLVFFILNPLFPGMKPFADLSRDTVITSICLYIVYGIFIGYSINYEFELNKVQVNEAST, from the coding sequence TTGTCGGATAATAAAAAGTTAGGAAATTATCCAAAACAAATGTCCTTTACTGTAATGGTTTTTTGGACAGGTTTATTTGGAGGGCTGTTTTGGGGAACGATTGGGTACATTGCGTCCTTTTTCAATTTTACAGAAGTTAGCCCCCATGTCATTATCGAACCATGGGCTCTTGGTGATTGGAAAAATGGCTGGCTCGGGACAGTTATCTCCATTATACTTATGGGTGCATTATCGATTATTGCTGCGTTTGTTTACTACGCTTTACTACGGAAATTCAAAGGATTTTGGTTTGGTCTTGGTTATGGTGTCGTGTTATTTCTATTGGTATTTTTTATCCTGAATCCTCTATTTCCCGGAATGAAGCCATTTGCAGATTTAAGCAGAGATACCGTCATTACATCCATTTGTTTATATATCGTATATGGAATTTTCATTGGATATTCCATTAATTACGAGTTTGAACTTAATAAGGTGCAAGTGAACGAGGCTTCAACCTAA
- a CDS encoding DUF1385 domain-containing protein, translating to MSNSQKPVYGGQAVVEGVMFGGKHHYITAVRRNDRSVEYFHLPRKANPALTGFKKIPFLRGIIAIIESSANGSKHLNFSTERYDVDPKDDDTIKEKEVSKLTMYLGVAAIGVLSFLFGKFAFTLIPVFLAVLTKPIFPSDFAQVLVEGFFKLLLLLTYIYFVSLTPLIKRVFQYHGAEHKVINTFEAGVELTVENVQAHSRLHYRCGSSFILFTVIVGVFVYMLVPTSPLWLRIVDRLLLIPVVLGIAFEVLQVTNKLRHIPILKYLGLPGLWLQLLTTKEPNNDQVEVAILSFNELLKRERESEFEMESKEIV from the coding sequence ATGTCCAATTCTCAAAAACCCGTATATGGCGGCCAAGCGGTCGTTGAAGGAGTCATGTTTGGCGGAAAGCATCATTATATTACCGCAGTTCGCAGAAACGACCGTTCTGTTGAATATTTTCATTTACCGCGAAAAGCAAATCCTGCTTTAACAGGATTTAAGAAAATCCCTTTCCTACGCGGGATTATTGCGATTATTGAATCTAGTGCCAATGGGTCAAAACATTTAAATTTCTCAACAGAGAGATACGATGTAGATCCAAAAGACGATGATACAATAAAAGAAAAAGAAGTTTCTAAGTTAACTATGTATTTAGGTGTAGCCGCTATTGGTGTCCTTTCCTTTTTATTCGGGAAATTTGCTTTTACGTTAATACCAGTCTTTTTAGCAGTCCTAACGAAACCCATTTTCCCTTCGGATTTTGCTCAAGTTTTGGTTGAAGGTTTCTTTAAGCTTTTGTTGCTTCTTACCTATATATACTTTGTTTCACTTACCCCGTTAATCAAACGAGTGTTTCAATATCATGGTGCCGAGCATAAAGTAATTAACACCTTTGAGGCAGGGGTAGAGTTAACTGTCGAAAATGTTCAGGCACATTCTCGACTGCACTACCGATGCGGCAGCAGTTTTATCTTATTTACCGTTATCGTTGGTGTGTTTGTTTATATGTTAGTGCCTACGTCACCGCTATGGTTACGAATAGTCGATCGGCTTCTCCTAATACCAGTCGTGTTAGGAATTGCTTTTGAAGTCTTGCAGGTCACTAACAAACTACGTCATATTCCAATTTTGAAGTATTTAGGACTTCCAGGGCTTTGGCTTCAATTGTTAACGACGAAGGAACCAAATAATGATCAAGTGGAAGTGGCAATTCTTTCCTTTAACGAATTACTTAAACGGGAAAGGGAATCGGAATTTGAAATGGAAAGTAAAGAAATTGTCTAA
- a CDS encoding SA1362 family protein codes for MAFLKNRAPVIIVGILIILALLGLFGSFTANPAGFIQRIAVIALIGLAIFFLFRKFSNSSPQKKEQRAFLKAAKRSKKRLQQKSGDTTVKTSSLGTLTTLKKNNKTKKKSPAHLTVIDGKKGKKKNRASF; via the coding sequence GTGGCATTCTTGAAAAATCGGGCGCCTGTTATTATTGTTGGGATACTCATTATTCTTGCTCTACTTGGCCTTTTCGGTTCATTTACAGCCAATCCTGCCGGTTTCATTCAGAGAATAGCTGTCATCGCATTGATCGGACTGGCGATATTTTTCCTTTTTCGTAAGTTTTCAAATTCGAGCCCTCAGAAAAAAGAGCAGCGGGCATTTCTTAAAGCAGCAAAAAGGTCGAAAAAACGATTACAGCAAAAGAGTGGGGATACAACCGTGAAAACCTCTTCTCTTGGGACATTAACAACATTAAAGAAAAACAACAAGACCAAAAAGAAATCGCCTGCTCACTTGACTGTTATCGACGGAAAAAAGGGAAAAAAGAAAAATCGAGCGTCTTTTTAG
- a CDS encoding patatin-like phospholipase family protein, whose product MKIDGVFSGGGIRGFSLIGAYEEIENRGLEFVRVAGTSAGSIVAALIAAGYTSKEIYQLVDEFDLPKMLDARKSIIPFSIAKWLHVYWKLGLYKGNELEKWMKEKLEAKGLRTFSDLPSHALRVIASDLSNGRMVVLPDDLEKYGISPGSFSIAKAIRMSCSIPYFFEPVRLRSIDGVNVLVDGGVLSNFPMWLFDKDNVKKVRPVLGIKLSPSEYEHEKHQIKNGFQLMGALFETMKDAHDQRYISKKHVENIIFIKAEGVSLIEFNLTEEKKQKLFEIGREHANLFLNKWGY is encoded by the coding sequence ATGAAAATAGACGGGGTTTTTTCCGGAGGGGGAATTAGAGGGTTTTCACTCATTGGAGCTTATGAAGAAATCGAAAATAGGGGTTTGGAGTTTGTAAGAGTTGCGGGAACAAGTGCAGGATCCATTGTTGCAGCTTTAATTGCCGCAGGCTATACGAGTAAAGAAATTTATCAATTAGTTGACGAGTTCGATTTGCCCAAAATGCTCGATGCCCGGAAATCCATCATTCCATTTTCAATTGCAAAATGGCTGCATGTTTATTGGAAGCTAGGTCTTTATAAGGGAAATGAACTAGAAAAATGGATGAAAGAAAAGCTTGAAGCAAAAGGGCTAAGGACATTCTCTGATCTTCCGTCCCATGCCTTAAGAGTTATCGCGTCAGACCTTTCCAATGGGCGAATGGTCGTTTTGCCTGATGATTTAGAAAAATACGGAATTTCTCCTGGCTCATTCTCAATTGCAAAGGCAATCAGAATGAGCTGCAGTATCCCCTACTTTTTTGAACCTGTGAGATTGCGCTCAATAGATGGTGTAAATGTTTTGGTGGATGGCGGGGTCCTTAGTAATTTCCCCATGTGGCTTTTTGATAAGGATAATGTAAAAAAAGTTAGGCCGGTACTAGGGATTAAATTGAGCCCCAGCGAATATGAACATGAAAAACATCAAATAAAAAATGGCTTTCAACTAATGGGGGCATTGTTTGAGACCATGAAGGATGCCCATGATCAACGGTATATTTCGAAGAAACATGTCGAAAATATTATTTTTATCAAAGCTGAAGGGGTATCTTTAATTGAATTTAATTTAACAGAGGAAAAAAAGCAAAAATTATTTGAAATTGGAAGAGAACATGCAAATTTATTTTTAAATAAATGGGGGTATTAA
- a CDS encoding sulfite exporter TauE/SafE family protein: MGIRKERIKVYDMTCTSCEKRIERTVKKINGVIEVKANFTGQFADVVFNEESCSRDQIKAAINRIGYSTENGKGFKVIGIIMVVAAIFLFGINTGSFNMEDKLKNASYAVLFVFGVITSLHCVGMCGGIMLSQTIGKESKNKFEAMKPAILYNLGRVTAYTIIGGIVGAIGSVFALSLTTKSIMQILAGVFMVMMGFNMAGFKAFRKVQFKLPSSAIKMLTKSKPKTPFFIGMLNGLMPCGPLQTLQLYALGTGSAISGALSMFMFAIGTVPLMLTFGAVSSLLSKGYTKKILKFSGILIVVLGLVMSNRGLALVGMNFSPGSMLANMITSGDDSASAATATKATIKDGIQVLHMTANVYGYTPNTLYVQKGMPVKWVVEGEQITGCNSTIVVPDINVEQKLQSGNNIIEFTPGNEDIPFSCWMGMKQGVIKVVDDLKKVKTASSGAKGMDSSTNSTASASNQTKPSIYGTDISLVPTERLVQTIQLSNNEQSIAIKGIGYELEPLIIVANQALKTKMSIDLTSFDQPNGAFITMNANTKQIVTEFTGAKEIVDIEFSIEKAGTYGIYLNEEELLGIIDVVKDVNSVDLEDMRSKYIQ, translated from the coding sequence ATGGGTATACGGAAGGAAAGAATAAAGGTGTATGATATGACCTGTACATCATGTGAAAAGCGGATTGAAAGAACGGTAAAAAAGATAAATGGTGTCATCGAAGTTAAGGCGAATTTTACGGGCCAATTCGCAGATGTTGTGTTTAATGAGGAATCATGCAGCAGGGACCAGATAAAGGCAGCAATCAATCGTATCGGTTACAGCACTGAAAATGGCAAAGGCTTTAAGGTCATTGGAATCATTATGGTTGTTGCCGCTATTTTTCTGTTTGGCATAAATACCGGCAGCTTTAATATGGAAGATAAGCTTAAAAATGCTTCCTATGCCGTTTTATTTGTTTTTGGGGTGATTACTTCCCTCCATTGCGTAGGAATGTGCGGCGGAATTATGCTTTCACAAACCATTGGGAAGGAAAGTAAAAATAAATTTGAAGCAATGAAACCGGCTATTTTATATAACCTTGGAAGGGTTACGGCCTATACCATCATCGGGGGAATCGTTGGTGCGATTGGTTCTGTATTTGCACTTTCACTAACCACTAAATCTATCATGCAAATTCTAGCCGGTGTATTCATGGTTATGATGGGCTTTAATATGGCAGGTTTTAAGGCATTTAGAAAGGTTCAGTTTAAATTGCCATCTTCTGCTATAAAAATGTTAACGAAATCAAAACCGAAGACACCGTTTTTTATTGGCATGCTTAATGGGTTAATGCCTTGCGGTCCCCTGCAAACGTTGCAGCTATATGCGTTGGGCACCGGCAGCGCAATCAGTGGAGCGCTATCCATGTTCATGTTTGCCATTGGAACTGTCCCGCTAATGTTGACTTTCGGGGCTGTATCAAGTCTTTTAAGTAAAGGCTACACAAAGAAAATCCTTAAATTTAGTGGAATTCTCATTGTCGTTCTTGGCTTAGTTATGAGCAATAGGGGTTTAGCACTTGTGGGAATGAATTTTAGCCCCGGCTCTATGTTAGCTAATATGATCACTTCCGGAGATGATTCCGCTTCGGCCGCAACTGCTACAAAAGCTACCATCAAGGATGGGATCCAAGTTCTACATATGACAGCCAACGTTTATGGCTATACACCTAATACGCTTTATGTTCAAAAAGGTATGCCTGTTAAATGGGTCGTAGAGGGTGAACAAATCACAGGCTGTAATAGTACGATTGTTGTTCCTGATATCAATGTTGAACAGAAACTTCAAAGTGGCAATAACATCATCGAATTCACACCAGGTAATGAGGATATTCCGTTTAGCTGTTGGATGGGAATGAAACAGGGAGTCATTAAGGTAGTAGATGACCTAAAGAAAGTTAAAACAGCAAGCAGTGGCGCCAAGGGTATGGATTCTTCGACCAATTCTACGGCATCGGCTTCAAATCAAACTAAGCCAAGTATTTATGGAACTGATATTAGCTTGGTCCCTACTGAACGTTTAGTGCAAACGATTCAACTATCAAATAATGAACAATCCATTGCCATTAAAGGTATTGGATACGAACTAGAACCGCTCATCATTGTTGCTAATCAAGCATTAAAAACGAAGATGTCCATTGATTTAACTTCTTTTGATCAGCCTAACGGAGCTTTTATTACCATGAATGCCAATACTAAACAAATCGTGACTGAATTTACTGGCGCGAAGGAAATCGTTGATATTGAATTTTCGATCGAGAAAGCTGGCACATACGGTATTTATCTAAATGAAGAGGAATTGCTTGGAATAATTGATGTTGTTAAAGATGTAAATTCCGTTGATTTAGAGGATATGAGAAGCAAATACATTCAGTAA
- a CDS encoding HAMP domain-containing sensor histidine kinase, with amino-acid sequence MHSISKRLSILFILCTLATILLVTLFVNFTVTNKFDQYMVDIQNRRYQRIVTYLEDVYKREGEWSVNTGVELMHEAYMGNYCLTLMDDKKQTVWGMNPNEIKNQLNMNEMPTQKNGVYTTKTFAIKVDSKKVGYVDIGQYSSILLTEEDINFKSSINKSIIASGILTLIIIGGFSFYFSKQFSNPIKEVAQLSVNLSKGNFETKSSIKSNLLELEDLQKSVNILAGKLKYQDTLRKRLVSDISHEIRTPLNVLQNNLEAMIDGVYPVTTEKLHALNEEVIRFGKLINSLNVLKHFEAESTKLTYETIYLDEFITEICKGFYLDAEKKNISFQYHVQPNHKYLITGDKDQLKQVFINLVANAIKFTTFEGIVLIKLYENGKNIVVEVCDNGMGIKDEDLPFIFERLYRGKMDRQKIEGKGIGLTIVKSILQLHNAGIDVESKVGIGTKFTIYFNENKKS; translated from the coding sequence ATGCACTCCATCAGTAAAAGACTAAGTATTTTATTTATACTGTGTACACTTGCCACCATCCTGCTCGTTACATTGTTTGTCAACTTTACCGTTACCAATAAGTTTGATCAATATATGGTTGATATTCAAAATAGGAGATATCAAAGAATTGTCACCTATTTAGAAGATGTTTACAAGAGAGAAGGGGAATGGTCAGTAAATACTGGTGTTGAGTTGATGCATGAGGCATATATGGGGAATTATTGCTTGACACTAATGGATGATAAGAAACAAACAGTGTGGGGAATGAATCCTAATGAAATCAAAAACCAGCTAAATATGAATGAAATGCCTACTCAGAAGAATGGTGTTTATACAACCAAAACTTTTGCCATAAAGGTAGATTCAAAAAAAGTGGGATATGTCGATATTGGGCAGTATTCATCAATCCTCCTCACAGAGGAGGATATCAACTTTAAAAGCTCCATTAATAAAAGCATTATTGCCAGCGGGATTCTGACCCTCATTATTATAGGCGGATTTAGCTTTTATTTTTCAAAACAATTTTCCAATCCAATTAAAGAAGTGGCACAGTTATCAGTAAATTTATCTAAAGGAAATTTTGAAACCAAATCCAGTATTAAAAGTAATCTTTTGGAGCTGGAAGATTTACAAAAAAGTGTAAATATCTTAGCGGGAAAATTAAAGTATCAGGACACACTGAGGAAAAGGTTAGTTTCCGATATATCACATGAAATTAGAACCCCATTAAATGTCTTGCAAAATAATCTAGAGGCGATGATTGATGGCGTGTATCCGGTGACAACCGAGAAATTACATGCTTTAAATGAAGAAGTCATCCGGTTCGGAAAATTAATTAATAGCTTAAATGTGTTAAAGCATTTTGAAGCTGAAAGTACAAAGCTAACCTATGAAACCATCTATCTGGATGAATTCATTACTGAAATTTGCAAGGGCTTTTACCTAGATGCAGAAAAAAAGAATATCAGTTTTCAGTATCATGTACAACCGAATCATAAATACTTGATAACTGGTGACAAAGACCAACTTAAACAGGTATTTATTAACCTTGTCGCTAATGCCATTAAATTTACTACATTTGAAGGCATAGTGCTGATCAAATTATATGAAAATGGAAAAAATATTGTTGTCGAAGTATGTGACAATGGGATGGGAATTAAGGATGAAGATTTGCCCTTTATCTTTGAAAGACTATATCGCGGGAAGATGGACAGGCAGAAAATTGAAGGGAAGGGGATTGGCTTAACCATCGTGAAGAGTATTCTGCAGCTTCACAATGCTGGTATAGATGTAGAAAGTAAAGTAGGAATCGGAACGAAATTTACGATCTATTTTAATGAAAATAAAAAAAGTTAA